The following are encoded together in the Ranitomeya imitator isolate aRanImi1 chromosome 4, aRanImi1.pri, whole genome shotgun sequence genome:
- the TMEM127 gene encoding transmembrane protein 127 — translation MFAPGGSGGSSMPRRRGHGAHALPKQPERSLASALPGALSITALCTALAEPAWLHIHGGTCKRQELGVADVLGTEDPELLTKFCMNHQTILLLRVIAGFCFLGIACSMTAFLLDVFGPKHPALKITRRYAFAHILTVLQCATVIGFCYWASELILALQQQHKQYHGSQVYVTFAVSFYLVAGAGGASILATAANLLRHYPSEEEEQALELLSEMEADSYPAEYDVMNPFQPPPAYTP, via the exons ATGTTTGCTCCCGGCGGGTCCGGAGGTTCTTCTATGCCCAGAAGAAGAGGTCACGGGGCTCATGCCCTTCCCAAACAGCCAGAAAGAAGCCTGGCATCTGCCCTGCCTGGCGCATTGTCCATCACAGCCTTGTGCACCGCTCTGGCAGAACCAGCCTGGCTACATATCCACGGGGGAACCTGCAAACGTCAAGAGTTAGGGGTGGCAGATGTTCTCGGGACCGAGGATCCTGAGCTCCTCACAA AGTTCTGTATGAACCATCAGACGATACTTCTCCTCCGCGTCATCGCTGGCTTCTGCTTCCTGGGTATCGCCTGTAGTATGACGGCCTTCTTGCTTGACGTTTTCGGTCCCAAACATCCTGCTCTGAAAATTACCAGGCGCTATGCTTTTGCTCACATACTAACAG TTTTGCAATGTGCCACAGTTATTGGTTTTTGTTACTGGGCCTCGGAGCTCATACTGGCACTCCAGCAGCAACACAAACAATACCACGGCTCCCAAGTCTACGTCACCTTTGCTGTCAGCTTCTACCTGGTGGCCGGGGCAGGTGGGGCATCCATCCTCGCCACCGCTGCCAACCTCCTACGCCATTATCCATCAGAAGAAGAAGAGCAGGCTTTGGAGTTGCTGTCAGAGATGGAAGCTGACTCTTACCCTGCCGAGTACGACGTCATGAATCCTTTCCAGCCACCACCAGCTTACACGCCATAA